A single genomic interval of Mycolicibacterium sp. MU0053 harbors:
- the htpG gene encoding molecular chaperone HtpG gives MTAHVEQLEFQAEARQLLELLVHSIYSNKDSFLRELISNASDALDKLRLESLRNKELNVDASDLHVEIEVGQDPRTLTVRDNGIGMTHEEVVDLIGTLAKSGTGQLRQQLKEAKNAAASEELIGQFGIGFYSTFMVADKVELLTRKAGESGATRWVSSGDGTYTIEPVDQAPTGTSVTLHLKPEDAEDELHDYTAEWKIRELVKKYSDFIAWPIRMQVERRSPAAADGGEETITVETQTLNSMKALWAKSKDEVSDDEYKEFYKHIAHAWDDPLEVIAMKAEGTFEYQALLFIPSQAPFDLFNRDAKTGVQLYVKRVFVMGDCDQLMPPYLRFIKGLVDAQDLSLNVSREILQQDRQIAAIRRRLTKKVLTTIGELQAERPQDYRTFWTQFGAVLKEGLTSDFDNQDALLRVASFSSTHSDEEPTTLSEYVARMKDGQEQIFYATGESLTGLLKSPHLEAFKAKGYEVLLLTDPVDEIWVGTVTEFDGKPLQSVAKGEVDLDSEDEKAAHEAEREEQQKDFADLIAWLQDTLSDHVSEVRLSTRLTESPACLITPTFGITPALARMYRASGQVLPVGKRILEINPDHPLVAGLQRAHHNLGDGVRTPEDLAHTAELLYGTALLAEGGELEDPARFAGLLADRLARTV, from the coding sequence ATGACTGCACACGTTGAGCAGCTGGAGTTTCAGGCCGAAGCTCGCCAACTGCTGGAGTTGCTGGTCCACTCGATCTACTCGAACAAGGACTCTTTTCTGCGGGAGTTGATCTCGAACGCCTCCGATGCGCTGGACAAGCTTCGCCTCGAATCACTGCGGAACAAGGAGCTGAACGTCGACGCGTCCGACCTCCACGTCGAGATCGAGGTGGGGCAGGATCCACGCACGCTGACCGTTCGTGACAACGGCATCGGCATGACGCACGAGGAAGTCGTCGATCTGATCGGCACGCTCGCCAAGTCTGGCACCGGCCAGCTACGTCAGCAGCTCAAAGAAGCCAAGAATGCGGCGGCTTCGGAAGAGCTGATCGGTCAGTTCGGCATCGGCTTCTACTCGACGTTCATGGTGGCCGACAAGGTGGAGCTACTCACTCGCAAGGCCGGCGAGAGTGGAGCCACCCGCTGGGTGTCGAGCGGTGACGGCACCTACACCATTGAACCGGTCGACCAGGCCCCGACGGGGACATCCGTAACCCTGCACCTCAAGCCAGAAGACGCCGAAGACGAACTGCACGACTACACGGCTGAATGGAAGATCCGGGAACTGGTCAAAAAGTACTCCGACTTCATCGCCTGGCCCATCCGGATGCAGGTCGAGCGGCGCAGCCCCGCGGCAGCGGACGGTGGCGAAGAAACCATCACCGTCGAGACGCAGACCCTCAACTCGATGAAGGCGTTGTGGGCCAAATCCAAGGATGAGGTCTCAGACGACGAGTACAAGGAGTTCTACAAGCACATCGCGCACGCCTGGGACGACCCTCTCGAGGTCATCGCGATGAAAGCCGAAGGCACCTTCGAATACCAAGCGCTCCTGTTCATCCCGTCGCAAGCCCCGTTCGACCTGTTCAACCGCGACGCCAAGACCGGGGTCCAGCTGTATGTCAAACGCGTCTTCGTCATGGGTGACTGTGATCAGCTCATGCCGCCGTACCTGCGTTTCATCAAGGGCCTGGTCGATGCACAAGATCTGTCGCTCAACGTATCCCGCGAGATCCTGCAGCAGGACCGACAGATTGCAGCCATCCGACGCCGCTTGACCAAGAAGGTTCTCACGACCATCGGCGAGCTGCAGGCCGAGCGACCTCAGGATTACCGCACCTTCTGGACGCAGTTCGGCGCGGTTCTCAAGGAGGGCCTGACATCAGATTTCGACAATCAGGACGCCCTGCTGCGAGTTGCCTCGTTCTCGTCGACGCACAGCGACGAGGAACCCACCACCCTGTCCGAGTACGTCGCACGCATGAAGGACGGTCAGGAACAGATTTTCTATGCCACCGGGGAATCGTTGACCGGACTTCTGAAGTCGCCTCACCTGGAGGCGTTCAAGGCCAAGGGGTACGAGGTGCTGCTGCTCACCGATCCGGTCGATGAGATCTGGGTGGGGACGGTGACCGAGTTCGACGGCAAACCCTTGCAGTCGGTGGCCAAGGGCGAGGTTGACCTCGACTCGGAAGACGAGAAGGCGGCCCATGAGGCCGAGCGCGAGGAACAACAAAAGGATTTCGCCGACCTGATCGCCTGGTTGCAGGACACCCTGAGTGATCATGTTTCGGAGGTGCGGTTGTCGACTCGCCTGACCGAGTCCCCGGCCTGCCTGATCACCCCCACCTTCGGTATCACCCCGGCACTCGCGCGCATGTACCGTGCATCCGGACAAGTGCTGCCGGTCGGAAAGCGGATTCTCGAGATCAATCCGGATCATCCGCTGGTGGCCGGCCTGCAACGGGCGCATCACAACCTCGGTGACGGCGTGAGAACACCGGAGGACCTCGCCCATACCGCCGAATTGCTCTATGGCACAGCTCTTCTCGCCGAGGGCGGCGAGCTGGAAGATCCGGCGAGGTTCGCCGGCCTGCTCGCGGACCGACTGGCCCGCACGGTCTAG
- a CDS encoding class I SAM-dependent methyltransferase has product MVVGEGVDIAGMARGGPDASWLSRRLQTDRLEYLDRDDVDELKGKVVRALDRGGRRPRFGTYEKHARIVLAELPEVPAPRILEIGSGLGGLSRKLLELHPTTEVTVTDVDPSFVADIGAGDLGSHPRATVRVMDATAIDAPDGYYDLAVFALSLHHLPPELAARVFTEGTRAARKLLIIDVRRPRPPLHLAMLTAVLPFARVPVIHDAVISGLRAYSPSALRALAQHADPAITVEFRTRRTGPTVVIASKDDGGPSSSDESTEKR; this is encoded by the coding sequence ATGGTCGTCGGTGAGGGAGTGGATATCGCCGGGATGGCGCGGGGCGGACCGGACGCCTCCTGGCTGTCCCGACGCCTGCAGACCGACCGGCTGGAGTATCTGGACCGAGACGACGTCGACGAACTGAAGGGCAAGGTGGTCCGGGCACTCGACCGGGGTGGGCGGCGACCGCGGTTCGGTACCTACGAGAAGCATGCCCGGATAGTGCTCGCCGAACTGCCCGAGGTGCCCGCGCCGAGAATCCTCGAAATCGGGTCCGGCCTCGGCGGGTTGTCCCGCAAGTTGCTGGAGTTGCACCCCACCACCGAGGTGACGGTCACCGACGTCGACCCCTCGTTCGTCGCCGATATCGGAGCCGGCGACCTCGGCAGTCACCCCCGCGCCACGGTTCGGGTGATGGACGCCACCGCAATCGACGCCCCCGACGGGTATTACGACCTGGCGGTGTTCGCGTTGTCGTTGCACCATCTCCCCCCGGAGTTGGCCGCCCGGGTGTTCACCGAAGGAACGCGGGCCGCCAGGAAGCTGTTGATCATCGACGTCCGCAGGCCACGGCCGCCGCTGCACTTGGCGATGTTGACGGCAGTGCTGCCGTTCGCTCGCGTCCCGGTGATACACGATGCGGTCATCAGCGGCCTTCGCGCCTATAGCCCGTCGGCACTCCGGGCGCTCGCCCAGCACGCCGACCCGGCCATCACGGTCGAATTCCGCACTCGTCGAACGGGTCCCACGGTGGTCATTGCAAGCAAAGACGATGGGGGGCCCTCGTCGTCCGACGAATCGACGGAGAAACGCTGA
- a CDS encoding methyltransferase family protein, with amino-acid sequence MKNIFSMLLSGSLGMALMGLLIFGPAGTFDYWQAWVFLAVIATSSWLVSIYFLRTNSEVLARRRLVPETRITQRVIAGGVFMLWAAMLVVSALDHRNGWSTVPVAVSLFGAALIAIGIGAVGLVLMQNSHAAVTVRVEPGQQLISTGLYGLVRHPMYTCNVFLLVGTPLALGSYWGLVFVIPALVVFAFRIRDEEKLLQDDLAGYEAYMRQVPSRMMPGVW; translated from the coding sequence GTGAAAAATATATTCTCTATGTTGTTATCCGGCTCGCTCGGAATGGCGCTGATGGGATTGCTGATATTCGGGCCCGCCGGCACGTTCGACTACTGGCAGGCGTGGGTGTTTCTGGCCGTAATTGCAACTTCCAGCTGGCTCGTGAGCATCTATTTTCTACGCACGAATTCCGAAGTACTGGCGCGGCGCAGGCTGGTACCCGAGACCCGGATCACGCAGCGGGTCATCGCGGGCGGCGTATTTATGTTGTGGGCCGCAATGCTCGTTGTGAGCGCTCTCGACCACCGGAACGGATGGTCCACGGTTCCGGTGGCGGTCTCGTTGTTCGGCGCCGCCCTGATCGCGATCGGAATTGGTGCGGTGGGCCTGGTGCTCATGCAGAACAGCCATGCGGCTGTCACGGTCAGAGTGGAGCCCGGCCAGCAGCTGATCTCCACCGGTCTCTACGGGCTGGTGCGCCATCCCATGTACACGTGCAACGTGTTCCTGCTGGTAGGAACACCACTTGCGCTCGGTTCTTACTGGGGTCTCGTGTTTGTGATCCCCGCCCTTGTGGTGTTCGCCTTTCGCATCCGCGACGAAGAAAAACTGCTCCAGGACGATCTCGCCGGGTACGAGGCTTACATGCGACAAGTTCCGAGTCGCATGATGCCGGGTGTTTGGTGA
- the pks2 gene encoding sulfolipid-1 biosynthesis phthioceranic/hydroxyphthioceranic acid synthase, whose product MVTSATEQHSSSGSGFDAVHPAHAQPVTPVAVIGMACRLPGGIESPEHLWEALLRGDDLVTEVPPDRWDASEYYDPEPGVPGRSVSKWGAFLDDVAGFDYEFFGINEREAIASDPQHRILLETSWEAMEHAGLTRQQLADSLTGVFVGLTHADYQLLAADAHAVEGPYGFSGNNFSLASGRVSYALGLHGPALTVDSACSSGLTAVHLACRSLHERESELALAGAATLALDPRKWSAGSAEGMLSATGRCHAFDAAADGFVPGEGCVVVLLKRLSDAQRDGDRILAVIRGTSANQDGHTVNIATPSRPAQVAAYRAALAAAGVDASTVGMVETHGTGTATGDPIEYASLAEVYGVDGPCALAAVKTNFGHTQSTSGTLGLMKAVLALQHGVIPQNLHFNRLPDAMAQISTNLFVPQENTQWPAHHDAPRRAAVSSYGVSGTNVHAILEQVPEPPDACSSDVGPADGTAESSAPLLFPLSSTSPEELRRTAGRLANWVAAHDDVALPDLAYTLARRRGHRSVRTAVTARTRTDLAAALREVADGDTPYPTAVGLDDRGPVWVFSGQGSQWAEMGAELLAAEPVFAGVIAQLEPLIEGEAGFSVTAAMSAPLLPSGQDQIQPTLFAMQIGLAAAMAAYGVRPGAVIGHSVGEAAAAVVAGALSLEDGARLICRRSRLMSRVAGNGATAAVELPAKEVLSELTARGIDDVVVAVVTSPQSTVIAGATNSVDDLIAAWEKREVMARKVPVDVAFHSPQVDPIVDELGAALSDLNPKTPEVPFYSATLFDPREEPVCDAAYWVTNMRRMVRFATAVQAALEDGHRVFAELAPHPLLTRALEQTALSRDIPLAAVAAMRREQALPYGLRPFVADLHCAGAAVDFAVHYPSGRLVDAPLPTWTHQRMWLTGGGRESSTHGACTVAVHPLLGQHVHLQEEPERHVWQADLGTAAQPWLADHRIRDVAVFPGAGYCEMALAAARTVLGDVGEVRDLRFEQAMLLDEQTTVGASAVQSDPGHIRFTVATTQETEQTRHAAAVLQAAADEQPAPYDMAALLAAHPSREDGAEIRGRVAQHGVQYGPAFAGLAAVHTGDDSTGTVLAEVALPRSIRSQQDAYDVHPALLDACFQSLEAHPSVRAIGTDMLGLPVGVRRLRTYGSARNAHYCHTRVTCADGTRVEADIDVLDEDGNVLIAVQGLQLGTGSEQVRRDRVLSEGLLTIEWQQRELPESEFVEAGNWLLVSSAPTDDALADAVAGGLKRYGAQCNTLHWPTNVDNGTNGARLTSLLRTGAFTGVVVLTAPERGSTDNATEDRSPALGSEYVRHLVHITRELPDMPGELPRLYVVTRNAHSVLTGETPNLEQAGLWGLIRVIAAEHPHLDATQIDLDEATDPEQLAQQLIGGSEEDETAWRDGHWYTARLRATPLRPEDRQTVVSHPECDGMRLQIRTPGDLESMELVACKRIPPGPGQIEVAITASSINFADVLIAFGRYPAFDGHLPQLGTDFAGVVTAVGPDVTEHQVGDHVGGLSAEGCWATFVTCDSRMAVTLPPGLTDDQAAAVTTAHATAWYGLNDLARIKAGDKVLIHSATGGVGQAAIAIARAAGAEIFATAGSEQRRQLLRDMGIAHVYDSRSVDFADQIRNATDGYGVDIVLNSVIGAAQRAGIELLALGGRFVEIGKRDIYGDTKLGLFPFRRNLAFYGLDLGLMSVSHPARVRDLLRTVYQLTADGTLPLPESTHFPLTDAATALRQMSAAQHTGKLILDIPHAGNSNVVLPPENIQAFRADGSYIITGGLGGLGLFFAEKLGAAGCGRIVLISRSQPDTKTLETIELIRVAGADVVVMCGDIAAPETADRVVATATASGLPVRGVLHAAGVIDDAILTNITDELIERDWAPKVYGAWNLHAATADQPLDWFCSFSSAAALVGSPGQGAYAAANSWLDAFTSWRRSHGLPATSIAWGPWAEIGRGVTLAEGAGVAISPEEGAYAFEALLRHNRAYTGYAPTSANPWLTAFALQSAFAQAFRSNGQNSMGLGRLRAELSDLPPDEWPVRVRRLVSEQVGLILRRSIDPDRALPEYGLDSLGVLELRTRIETETGIRISTTDITTVHALADYLCEKLEPVEAV is encoded by the coding sequence GTGGTTACATCCGCGACCGAGCAACATTCGTCGTCGGGCTCAGGCTTCGACGCCGTCCATCCTGCGCACGCCCAGCCGGTCACCCCGGTTGCCGTCATCGGCATGGCGTGCCGGCTCCCGGGCGGCATCGAGTCCCCGGAGCACCTGTGGGAGGCGCTACTTCGGGGCGATGACCTGGTCACCGAGGTTCCGCCGGACCGCTGGGACGCCAGCGAATACTACGATCCGGAACCGGGGGTGCCCGGCCGCTCGGTGTCGAAGTGGGGCGCGTTTCTGGACGACGTTGCCGGCTTCGACTACGAGTTCTTCGGGATCAACGAGCGTGAGGCCATCGCCAGCGACCCACAGCACCGGATACTCCTGGAAACCTCTTGGGAGGCCATGGAACATGCCGGTCTCACTCGTCAGCAGTTGGCCGATTCGCTGACCGGTGTATTCGTCGGGTTGACGCATGCCGACTACCAGTTGTTGGCTGCCGACGCCCACGCGGTAGAGGGGCCGTATGGCTTCAGCGGGAACAACTTCAGCTTGGCCTCGGGCCGGGTCTCCTATGCGCTCGGGCTTCACGGTCCCGCACTCACCGTGGACAGCGCCTGTTCCTCCGGCCTGACCGCCGTCCACCTGGCCTGTCGCAGCCTGCATGAGCGCGAAAGTGAACTCGCCCTGGCCGGTGCCGCCACCCTGGCCTTGGACCCACGAAAATGGTCCGCGGGGTCGGCGGAAGGCATGCTGTCCGCCACCGGTCGTTGCCACGCCTTCGATGCCGCGGCGGACGGCTTCGTTCCGGGCGAGGGCTGCGTCGTGGTGCTGCTGAAACGCTTGTCCGACGCGCAGCGAGACGGTGACCGGATCCTGGCTGTCATTCGCGGCACATCCGCGAATCAAGATGGCCACACCGTCAACATCGCCACACCGTCGCGCCCGGCGCAGGTCGCGGCGTACCGCGCGGCACTGGCGGCCGCCGGGGTGGACGCTTCCACGGTGGGAATGGTGGAAACGCACGGCACCGGTACCGCTACCGGCGACCCGATCGAATACGCCAGTCTGGCCGAGGTATACGGCGTGGACGGCCCGTGCGCACTCGCCGCCGTGAAGACCAACTTCGGACACACTCAGTCGACCTCCGGCACCCTGGGTCTGATGAAGGCGGTCCTCGCGCTGCAGCACGGCGTCATTCCGCAAAATCTGCACTTCAACCGACTGCCCGATGCGATGGCCCAAATCTCGACGAATCTCTTTGTACCGCAAGAGAACACGCAGTGGCCAGCACACCACGACGCGCCCCGGCGCGCCGCGGTGTCGTCGTACGGGGTGTCGGGGACCAACGTGCACGCCATTCTGGAGCAGGTGCCGGAACCGCCCGATGCGTGTTCATCGGACGTCGGTCCCGCAGACGGGACGGCCGAATCATCAGCACCGCTGCTGTTTCCGCTGTCGTCCACCTCGCCCGAGGAACTGCGCCGCACCGCAGGCCGGCTGGCGAACTGGGTGGCCGCGCATGACGACGTGGCCCTGCCGGACCTGGCCTATACGCTGGCGCGTCGGCGCGGGCACCGATCGGTGCGCACCGCGGTCACGGCCCGCACCCGGACCGACCTGGCCGCGGCGTTGCGCGAGGTCGCCGACGGTGACACTCCGTATCCGACCGCGGTCGGACTCGATGATCGGGGTCCGGTGTGGGTGTTCTCCGGGCAGGGTTCGCAATGGGCGGAGATGGGTGCCGAACTGCTGGCGGCCGAACCGGTGTTTGCCGGCGTCATCGCGCAACTGGAACCGCTCATCGAGGGGGAGGCCGGATTCTCGGTCACCGCTGCGATGTCGGCGCCGTTGCTCCCGAGCGGTCAGGACCAAATCCAGCCGACGCTATTCGCGATGCAGATCGGGCTGGCCGCCGCCATGGCGGCCTATGGCGTACGACCTGGTGCGGTCATCGGGCACTCAGTCGGCGAGGCGGCCGCTGCCGTTGTCGCGGGCGCGCTATCGCTCGAGGATGGGGCGCGGCTGATCTGCCGCCGATCCCGGCTGATGTCCCGTGTCGCCGGCAACGGCGCCACGGCGGCGGTGGAATTGCCTGCCAAGGAAGTGCTTTCAGAACTGACCGCCCGCGGTATCGACGATGTCGTGGTCGCGGTGGTGACCTCGCCCCAGTCCACGGTGATCGCCGGCGCGACGAATTCGGTTGACGACCTGATCGCAGCCTGGGAGAAGCGTGAGGTGATGGCCCGCAAGGTCCCCGTCGACGTCGCCTTCCATTCGCCTCAAGTCGACCCGATCGTCGACGAGTTGGGCGCCGCACTCTCCGACCTCAACCCCAAGACTCCGGAAGTTCCGTTCTATTCGGCAACCCTTTTCGACCCGCGCGAGGAACCGGTCTGCGATGCCGCATATTGGGTGACCAACATGCGCCGGATGGTCCGGTTCGCCACGGCTGTGCAGGCCGCCCTGGAAGACGGTCACCGCGTCTTCGCCGAGTTGGCGCCTCATCCGTTGCTCACCCGTGCGCTCGAGCAGACTGCCCTCAGCCGCGACATACCGCTGGCTGCCGTGGCAGCAATGCGCCGCGAGCAAGCGCTCCCCTACGGGTTGCGCCCGTTCGTGGCGGACCTGCACTGCGCGGGTGCGGCGGTCGACTTCGCCGTGCACTACCCGAGCGGGCGGTTGGTGGACGCGCCCCTGCCTACCTGGACCCACCAACGGATGTGGCTGACCGGCGGCGGTCGGGAATCGTCGACGCATGGCGCTTGCACCGTTGCAGTGCATCCGCTGCTGGGCCAGCATGTGCACTTGCAGGAGGAGCCTGAGCGGCACGTGTGGCAGGCCGACCTCGGCACCGCCGCTCAACCCTGGCTCGCCGACCACCGGATCCGCGATGTCGCCGTGTTCCCGGGCGCGGGGTATTGCGAGATGGCGCTGGCGGCCGCCCGGACCGTCCTGGGCGATGTGGGTGAGGTTCGTGATCTCCGCTTCGAACAGGCGATGTTGCTGGATGAGCAGACCACCGTTGGTGCCTCGGCGGTGCAGTCCGACCCGGGGCACATCAGGTTCACGGTGGCGACAACGCAGGAAACCGAACAAACCCGGCACGCCGCAGCGGTGCTACAGGCGGCAGCGGACGAGCAACCGGCTCCATATGACATGGCTGCGTTACTCGCGGCGCATCCGAGCCGCGAGGACGGCGCCGAGATCCGGGGACGGGTGGCTCAACACGGCGTTCAGTATGGTCCGGCGTTTGCCGGCCTGGCCGCGGTGCACACCGGTGACGATTCGACCGGCACCGTGCTGGCCGAGGTCGCGCTGCCGCGCTCGATTCGATCGCAGCAGGACGCCTACGACGTGCACCCCGCGCTTCTGGATGCATGTTTCCAGTCCCTCGAAGCTCATCCATCCGTTCGGGCCATCGGCACCGACATGCTCGGGCTGCCCGTGGGTGTTCGGCGGCTACGCACCTATGGCTCGGCCCGCAACGCGCACTACTGCCATACCCGCGTCACCTGTGCCGACGGAACTCGGGTAGAGGCCGATATCGATGTCCTCGACGAGGACGGGAATGTGCTGATCGCCGTGCAGGGGCTGCAGCTCGGTACCGGTTCCGAGCAGGTTCGACGGGACCGGGTGTTGTCCGAGGGGCTGCTGACCATCGAGTGGCAACAACGGGAACTGCCGGAATCGGAATTCGTCGAGGCCGGCAATTGGCTGCTGGTCAGCTCCGCCCCTACCGACGACGCGCTGGCGGACGCCGTGGCGGGCGGGCTCAAAAGGTATGGCGCCCAGTGCAACACACTGCACTGGCCGACAAATGTCGACAACGGCACGAACGGCGCACGACTGACAAGTCTGCTTCGCACCGGTGCATTCACCGGCGTCGTGGTTCTCACCGCACCGGAGCGCGGCTCCACCGACAACGCAACCGAGGACCGGTCCCCGGCGCTGGGCAGCGAGTACGTCAGACACCTGGTGCATATCACGCGCGAACTGCCAGACATGCCGGGCGAGCTACCGCGGCTGTACGTGGTGACCCGCAACGCCCACAGCGTGCTGACCGGCGAAACGCCAAACCTCGAGCAGGCCGGGCTGTGGGGATTGATCAGGGTGATCGCCGCTGAACATCCCCATTTGGATGCCACTCAGATCGACCTGGACGAGGCCACTGACCCTGAGCAACTGGCACAGCAACTGATCGGCGGGTCGGAGGAGGACGAGACCGCCTGGCGGGACGGACACTGGTACACCGCGCGGCTGCGCGCCACTCCGCTGCGCCCCGAGGATCGGCAAACCGTAGTCAGCCACCCTGAATGCGATGGGATGCGTCTGCAGATCCGTACACCGGGCGACCTGGAGTCGATGGAACTTGTGGCCTGCAAGCGGATTCCACCCGGGCCGGGACAGATCGAGGTCGCGATCACGGCATCCAGTATCAACTTCGCGGATGTGCTGATCGCCTTCGGCCGTTACCCTGCGTTCGACGGGCACCTGCCACAACTGGGTACCGATTTCGCCGGGGTGGTGACCGCGGTCGGGCCCGATGTCACCGAGCACCAGGTCGGCGATCATGTTGGCGGGTTGTCTGCAGAGGGCTGCTGGGCCACGTTCGTCACGTGCGACAGTCGGATGGCCGTGACGCTGCCGCCCGGCCTGACCGACGATCAGGCCGCGGCGGTCACCACCGCGCACGCAACCGCCTGGTACGGCCTCAATGACCTGGCGCGCATCAAGGCCGGCGACAAGGTGCTGATCCACTCGGCAACCGGCGGAGTCGGCCAGGCGGCAATCGCGATCGCCCGCGCCGCCGGCGCGGAGATATTCGCCACCGCCGGCAGCGAGCAGCGCCGACAACTGCTGCGCGACATGGGCATCGCGCACGTTTACGACTCCCGCAGTGTCGACTTCGCGGACCAGATCCGCAATGCCACCGACGGCTACGGCGTCGACATCGTGCTGAACTCGGTTATTGGTGCTGCCCAGCGCGCCGGTATCGAATTGCTTGCTCTCGGAGGTCGATTCGTCGAAATCGGAAAGCGTGACATCTACGGGGACACCAAGCTGGGTTTGTTCCCGTTCCGTCGCAACCTCGCGTTCTACGGCCTCGATCTAGGGTTGATGTCGGTCAGTCATCCCGCGCGGGTGCGCGACCTGCTCAGGACGGTGTACCAACTCACCGCCGACGGTACGTTGCCGTTGCCCGAAAGCACGCACTTCCCGCTCACCGACGCCGCCACGGCGCTGCGGCAGATGAGCGCGGCTCAACACACCGGGAAACTCATCCTCGACATCCCGCATGCGGGAAACAGCAATGTGGTGCTGCCCCCGGAGAACATTCAGGCGTTTCGCGCCGACGGTTCGTACATCATCACCGGCGGCCTGGGCGGGCTGGGGTTGTTCTTCGCGGAGAAACTGGGCGCGGCCGGGTGCGGGCGAATCGTCCTCATCTCCCGTTCTCAGCCCGATACCAAGACGCTGGAAACGATCGAGCTCATCCGGGTTGCCGGTGCCGACGTCGTCGTGATGTGCGGCGACATCGCCGCCCCCGAGACGGCCGACCGCGTGGTGGCTACAGCGACGGCGTCCGGGCTCCCGGTGCGGGGAGTGTTGCATGCGGCCGGTGTCATCGACGACGCCATCCTGACCAACATCACCGACGAACTGATTGAGCGGGACTGGGCACCAAAGGTTTACGGCGCATGGAACTTGCATGCCGCCACCGCTGACCAGCCGTTGGATTGGTTCTGCTCATTCTCCTCGGCCGCGGCGCTGGTGGGTTCTCCCGGCCAAGGTGCCTACGCAGCCGCCAACAGCTGGCTGGACGCCTTCACCAGCTGGCGGCGGTCCCATGGCCTGCCGGCCACCTCGATAGCGTGGGGGCCGTGGGCCGAGATCGGGCGCGGTGTGACGCTGGCCGAAGGGGCCGGCGTTGCCATCTCTCCCGAGGAGGGCGCATACGCATTCGAAGCGCTGTTGCGCCACAACCGGGCCTACACCGGCTACGCGCCGACTTCGGCTAACCCCTGGCTCACTGCATTCGCCCTGCAGAGCGCATTCGCCCAGGCGTTCCGCTCCAACGGGCAGAACTCTATGGGCTTGGGGAGATTGCGCGCGGAACTCAGCGACTTGCCCCCCGACGAGTGGCCGGTTCGAGTACGACGTCTGGTCTCCGAGCAGGTGGGCCTGATCCTGCGGCGCAGTATCGATCCCGACCGCGCGCTCCCGGAGTACGGTCTGGATTCGCTGGGCGTGCTCGAACTGCGTACCCGGATAGAGACCGAAACAGGGATACGCATCTCGACCACCGACATCACCACAGTTCATGCGCTGGCGGACTACCTCTGCGAGAAGCTCGAACCCGTGGAGGCGGTCTGA
- a CDS encoding GAP family protein: MWGSLLALALLTTINPVRLGIILLVLSRPRPMQNLLAYWVGAAIVGLATLLLPLVLLHANPASASFARDFADPTANPTAQRTAIGVGVALLAAAALIVVRSFAQAPAAEVRQTTPDRGGATSPLALDSTTPPFISRWLGPADGAPATDASLFRRLLSRARTAWQNGSPWIAFTLGVIVLPPLDGVLFALAIIVASGAALGTQVIAVVAYMVGVLLIEEIILASNVVAPTRTQALLHRLHEWAQAHHRKFVAAILALVGASLVVRGLGGF; this comes from the coding sequence ATGTGGGGCTCGTTGCTGGCACTGGCGCTCTTGACGACGATCAATCCCGTACGTCTCGGCATCATCCTGCTGGTGCTGTCCCGACCGCGGCCCATGCAGAACCTGCTCGCCTATTGGGTCGGCGCCGCGATCGTGGGTTTAGCGACTCTGCTCCTTCCACTGGTGCTGCTGCACGCCAACCCGGCGTCGGCCTCGTTTGCCAGGGATTTCGCGGACCCGACGGCGAATCCCACCGCCCAGCGCACTGCCATCGGCGTAGGTGTGGCTCTGTTGGCGGCCGCCGCGCTGATAGTAGTGCGCTCGTTCGCGCAGGCACCTGCCGCCGAGGTCAGGCAGACAACTCCGGATCGGGGCGGGGCCACCTCGCCACTGGCGCTGGATTCAACGACACCGCCCTTCATTTCGAGGTGGCTGGGCCCAGCCGACGGCGCCCCGGCCACGGATGCGTCGCTGTTTCGCAGGCTGCTCAGCCGCGCCCGCACTGCGTGGCAGAACGGGTCCCCGTGGATCGCGTTCACCCTCGGGGTCATAGTGCTGCCGCCACTCGACGGAGTGCTGTTTGCCCTCGCCATCATCGTGGCCTCGGGCGCCGCCCTCGGGACGCAGGTCATCGCCGTCGTCGCGTACATGGTCGGCGTGCTCTTGATCGAAGAGATCATCCTCGCCAGCAATGTGGTGGCCCCGACCAGGACCCAGGCATTACTTCACCGGCTGCACGAGTGGGCGCAGGCTCATCACCGGAAGTTCGTGGCAGCCATCTTGGCGTTGGTCGGCGCCTCGCTCGTAGTCCGGGGCCTGGGCGGCTTCTGA